In Terriglobales bacterium, the genomic window CACGATTATCCGCATCGCGTTAAATTTAAGAGAGCGTATGAAGTTACGGGTACTCGGCTTTCTCCTCTGTCTTCTGCCTGCAATGGCCTTTGCGGACCTGAAGCTTACCAACCGCGTTACGGCTCAAGGACGTAATTCTGAGAACACGGTTCTGAGCAAGAATGGGATGCTTCGCATCGATAACGGCGCCACGCCTGCGGCAACTTCGGTCATCGTTGACTGCGCCGGCCACAAGATGATTCAACTTAATAACGTGGGCCGCACGTACCTGGTGACCAACATGCCCGCTGCGGGCAGTTTGCCCAACTCAAGCTCACTACCCGCCACCGGGGGCACAGTCACGCTCAACATCAATCGCCAGGACACAGGGGAAAGGCAGTCGTTCTTCGGATACAAGGCCAGGCATATCAAGACGACAGCTTCAAGCGAAGGTGGCAACGGCGCTTGCGCCGGCAACCTGAATATCGCAACCGACGGCTGGTATATCGATGCTCCCATTACTGCGAGCTGTAGCTCGGCGGAACGCGAAATCCTGGTGCGCAGCCTCGAAGCGCATCACTGTGAGGATCGCGTGGTGACAAAAACCAGCGGCGTTGAGACGCTCGGCATTCCCGTGCTGATTGAGACCAAAGCAACCAATGGTTCCGGCGCAGAGTTCGACGTTCGCCAGGAGACTGCCAACATTGAGGTCGAGACGCTCGATCCTGCCCTCTTCGCACCTCCACGGGACTACACCGAGGTAACCAGCTATCGTGACCTCATCGCTGCGCAGAACTCGCCCGTTGGAGCACAGGCGGTTCCCAATTCGGGACCAAACTTTCCTCCGGTGACCAAATCTGGACCGAACGAGAATGGGAAGGGAGTGGTCGCGGGAGCGACCCATGCAACCACAAACGAGAAATCCGGCGTTCTGAAAATCGGAATCACGCAGGTCACCAGTAGCACCGACCAGTCCTTCTCGGTTGAAGGCTTGCAGCAGGAACTCGCCAATGAAGTGAACTTCCTCGGCGGACGCGCAGTGATCCTGCCCGCCGATCCCAACGATCGCGACGCGGCGAATGAGCAGGCCAAACGACAGGGCTGCGATTACATTGTCTTCACCGAGATCACCGATTTCAAAACTGCCAGCGTTGGACAAAAGCTTGGCAGGGTTCTCAATCGAGGCGGCATGGGCGGCGTCGGTGGGAATGGGAATGGCCGCGTGGAAATTGTCGCCAATGTTAAAGTCTTCCAACCGGATGTCTTCACACCTGCCCTTGACGGCACCGCCAATTTCCGCGGCAACGACGTTACCACCACTGCGCAAGGGCTAATGCACACGGAGGCTCGAACGCTCATGCTGGATTTGAAGAAATTGCAGCAGAAAAAGTAAAGCGCTGGTGCAAGAGCCTGTGACTTCTACGCTCAGCGGGTGGTGGCCAGCACATCGAGGCAGCGCCGCAGGTTCTGATGCTGGGTTGCCGTGACATCGACGAACTCAAAGCCGTGTGACGCGGCGTTGCGATAGCGCACGCGAGCGTTGAGTTTTACTTTCAAGTCACACCTGGGAACGCCGATATCGAGTGCAACAAGTTCTCCCGGCAAGATCGCGGTATCGAGGTCACCACCGCACCCGCCCTCGGCCAAATCTGTCAATTTGCCGCGAAGGGTAACCGCCTCCGCTTTCTCACGGCTAGTGGGACGGAGGGTAAACTCCGAAGAAACGGAAAAGCGGGGATAGCGCCTGCGTACCAAAACGGGAGGCGCGTCTCCGAGCAGACGCGTAAGCTCCATTACAAGCGCCTGCGGCTGTTCCTTCTGCACATAGACATCAACTACTCCGGCGCTCTTGACCTTTTCTTCCTGCGGATGAGCTGAGTACATCAAAATCGGCAGCCCGGGGTGCTCGCGCTTGAGAATCTGGGCTACTTCCAGCCCGGAAAGGTCGGGCATCTC contains:
- a CDS encoding response regulator gives rise to the protein MSSPTAGGKTILCVDDTAYVLQMLDMFLTAVGYRVLTAPNGRAALELAATFALNAAVLDYEMPDLSGLEVAQILKREHPGLPILMYSAHPQEEKVKSAGVVDVYVQKEQPQALVMELTRLLGDAPPVLVRRRYPRFSVSSEFTLRPTSREKAEAVTLRGKLTDLAEGGCGGDLDTAILPGELVALDIGVPRCDLKVKLNARVRYRNAASHGFEFVDVTATQHQNLRRCLDVLATTR